In the genome of Phlebotomus papatasi isolate M1 chromosome 2, Ppap_2.1, whole genome shotgun sequence, one region contains:
- the LOC129801277 gene encoding nucleolin gives MRNRTELKTTTIEGSDYEEEVSDADDSEEDWQPEKDGDAAAAAGKKKVGKVAPQKKATPGKRKAPAAKAGKATKGKKAKKESSDDDDGDDDDDIEDESDEEFPSDSEESEEEVKNGDGTKKKRPAKKEGADPNGVFTLYVKKMDLKNGLNEQQNLFMWKRDGSSLLQRFKQNKTDPNEYVFTPTTVYSCWEDRRKDEYFEVKTKSASGGDGLVTIVDKEEFAKFIEQSKTYEKPESEDENEEEGEGGDNSEDEEEGEEDNSDEEES, from the exons atgaggaatcgtACTGAATTGAAGACAACCACAATTGAGGGGTCAGACTATGAGGAGGAGGTGTCGGACGCTGATGATTCGGAGGAAGATTGGCAGCCGGAGAAAGATGGT GATGCTGCTGCTGCGGCAGGAAAGAAGAAGGTTGGTAAAGTAGCGCCCCAGAAGAAGGCGACACCAGGAAAGCGCAAAGCACCGGCTGCAAAGGCTGGAAAAGCCACCAAGGGGAAGAAAGCAAAGAAGGAAAGCTCCGACGATGATGATGGCGATGACGATGATGACATTGAGGATGAGTCCGATGAGGAATTCCCCAGTGATTCTGAGGAATCCGAAGAAGAGGTGAAGAATGGGGATGGGACAAAGAAGAAGCGCCCAGCAAAGAAGGAAGGTGCCGATCCCAATGGCGTCTTTACGCTCTATGTGAAGAAGATGGATCTCAAGAATGGTCTCAATGAGCAACAGAACCTTTTCATGTGGAAACGTGACGGATCCAGTCTCCTTCAGCGCTTCAAACAGAACAAAACCGACCCAAACGAATACGTTTTCACTCCAACCACTGTG TATTCATGCTGGGAGGACAGGAGGAAGGATGAGTACTTCGAAGTGAAGACCAAATCAGCCAGCGGCGGAGATGGACTTGTGACGATTGTGGACAAAGAGGAGTTCGCCAAATTTATCGAACAGTCCAAGACGTATGAGAAGCCAGAGTCCGAGGATGAAAATGAGGAAGAGGGCGAAGGGGGTGACAATTCCGAGGACGAAGAAGAAGGCGAGGAGGACAACTCCGATGAAGAGGAGAGCTAA
- the LOC129801275 gene encoding threonylcarbamoyl-AMP synthase, which produces MFHTFKNLIRLKRCPKFGKFIGITRSVERPFHSGSVLGAEEMQSSPFVVVSTVNPSAIPLARELLAAGEVIALPTDTVYGLACDANNPEAIQKLYQIKGRMEEKPVAICVAEIEDFHLWGSAKHLPRELLQELLPGAVTLVVNKSPRLDNPFLNPGVSRIGIRIPDSTFIRDVSRAFRAPIALTSANRSTEPSSLNVTEFQPLWPLLGAVFDGGQLGVTEAQRAASTVVDLSEEGKYFVIRRGVAIQETENVLKRYKFYKEDQE; this is translated from the coding sequence ATGTTTCACACTTTTAAGAACTTGATTAGACTGAAAAGGTGCCCGAAGTTTGGGAAATTTATCGGTATAACCAGAAGTGTTGAGAGACCTTTTCATTCCGGAAGTGTTTTAGGGGCTGAAGAAATGCAGTCATCCCCTTTTGTTGTGGTCAGCACAGTCAATCCAAGTGCCATTCCACTGGCCAGAGAGCTGTTAGCAGCTGGTGAGGTCATTGCTTTGCCAACGGATACCGTATACGGTCTCGCATGCGATGCCAACAATCCAGAAGCCATTCAGAAGCTGTATCAGATTAAGGGACGCATGGAAGAAAAACCTGTGGCTATTTGCGTAGCAGAAATTGAGGACTTCCATTTGTGGGGCTCTGCGAAGCATCTGCCACGGGAATTGCTTCAGGAACTTCTGCCTGGAGCAGTAACCCTTGTGGTTAATAAATCTCCTCGCCTGGACAATCCCTTCCTCAATCCAGGAGTTTCTAGAATCGGTATTCGCATTCCCGATTCTACGTTCATCCGTGATGTCTCACGTGCCTTCCGGGCACCAATTGCACTCACTAGCGCTAATCGCAGCACCGAACCAAGTTCACTGAATGTCACAGAATTCCAGCCACTCTGGCCACTTCTGGGGGCAGTATTTGATGGAGGACAATTGGGTGTGACTGAGGCTCAGAGAGCTGCCTCAACTGTGGTGGATCTGTCCGAGGAAGGCAAGTATTTCGTCATCCGAAGAGGAGTGGCCATTCAGGAGACAGAGAATGTTCTCAAAAGATACAAATTCTATAAGGAGGACCAAGAATAG
- the LOC129801276 gene encoding DNA-directed RNA polymerase III subunit RPC10, whose product MLLFCPSCGNLLMVEEDSLCNRFACRSCPYICNINRKFAFRTYPKLKEVDHVMGGAAAWENVDSTDAVCPQCGHKRAYFMQMQTRSADEPMTTFYKCCNQLCGHNWRD is encoded by the exons ATGTTGCTTTTTTGTCCGAGCTGCGGAAATTTGCTGATGGTTGAGGAAGATTCTTTGTGCAACCGATTTGCGTGTCGCAGTTGTCCCTACATTTGCAATATTAATCGCAAATTTGCTTTCCGCACGTATCCCAAATTGAAG GAAGTTGATCATGTTATGGGAGGAGCTGCTGCATGGGAGAACGTAGATTCCACAGATGCTGTTTGTCCTCAATGTGGTCATAAGAGGGCTTATTTTATGCAAATGCAAACAAGATCGGCTGATGAGCCTATGACTACCTTCTACAAGTGCTGCAATCAGCTTTGTGGGCACAACTGGAGGGATTGA